A single window of Gossypium hirsutum isolate 1008001.06 chromosome A10, Gossypium_hirsutum_v2.1, whole genome shotgun sequence DNA harbors:
- the LOC107934367 gene encoding DNA replication complex GINS protein PSF2, whose product MAGQSDPHISLFSAEEVEFMAEDELIEIVPNMRMDPLNFICGDFGPFLPQIASQVPLWLAVALKKRGKCAIRPPQWMSVENLTRVLEGERESQGAFQVLPFHYVEISRLLFDHAREDIPDMYMVRSLIEDIRDVRIHKVETSLEKFSGTSAVKIPNLSAMEVNIIRPFVGRALQAFYKHDNPEKIPDVDRASSAQTRAANNEPRRQLRR is encoded by the exons ATGGCTGGCCAATCTGATCCTCATATCTCTCTTTTCTCAGCCGAAGAG GTGGAATTTATGGCTGAAGATGAACTGATAGAGATTGTCCCAAACATGCGAATGGATCCTCTCAATTTCATCTGC GGTGATTTTGGTCCATTTTTACCGCAAATAGCATCCCAGGTGCCGTTGTGGCTCGCGGTGGCTTTAAAGAAGAGAGGAAAATGCGCAATTCGGCCTCCTCAGTGGATGTCAGTTG AAAATTTGACCCGGGTTTTGGAAGGAGAACGAGAATCTCAAGGGGCATTTCAGGTGCTTCCATTTCATTATGTGGAGATATCTAGACTTCTCTTTGATCA TGCACGTGAAGACATTCCTGACATGTATATG GTGAGATCTCTTATTGAAGACATAAGGGATGTACGGATTCATAAAGTTGAGACTAGCTTGGAGAAGTTCAGTGGGACATCTGCTGTGAAA ATTCCAAATTTATCTGCTATGGAAGTGAATATAATTCGTCCGTTCGTGGGGAGGGCCTTACAGGCATTTTATAAGCATGATAATCCAGAGAAAATACCAGATGTAGATAGAGCATCTAGTGCACAGACCCGAGCAGCTAACAATGAGCCAAGA CGGCAACTGAGGAGATAA
- the LOC107934399 gene encoding DNA topoisomerase 2 isoform X1 has protein sequence MVADSKLPLQSSNNVNTKASKTIEETYQKKTQLEHILLRPDTYIGSIEQHTQRLWVYENDEMVHRDIKYVPGLYKIFDEILVNAADNKQRDPSMDSIKVVIDAEQNLISVYNNGDGVPVEIHQEEKVYVPELIFGHLLTSSNYDDNVKKTTGGRNGYGAKLTNIFSTEFVIETADGKRQKKYKQVFKNNMGNKTEPVITKCKEGENWTRVTFKPDLAKFNMTHLEDDVVALMRKRVFDLAGCLGKTVKVELNGKRIAVKSFLDYVNLYLSAASKNKSEPLPRISEKVNARWEVCVSLSEGQFQQVSFVNSIATIKGGTHVDYVTNQISNYVMNAVNKKNKNANVKAHNVKNHLWVFVNALIDNPAFDSQTKETLTLRQSSFGSKCELPEDFLKKVAKSGVVDNLLQWAEFKHSKDLKKTDGTKSGSIRGIPKLDDANEAGGRNSDKCTLILTEGDSAKSLAVAGLSVVGRNHYGVYPLRGKLLNVREASHKQLMENAEIQNLKRILGLQQNKEYTDVKSLRYGHLMIMTDQDHDGSHIKGLLINFIHSFWPSLLKVKSFMVEFITPIVKATRKVNKQEEELCFYTMPEYQAWKESLGNNAKSWKIKYYKGLGTSTGPEGKKYFKDIDKHMKEFVWEGDRDGDAIELAFSKKKIEARKNWLRQFEPGTHLDHNDKLINYSDFINKELILFSMADLQRSIPSMVDGLKPGQRKILFCAFKRNFVHEAKVSQFSGYVSEHSAYHHGEQSLCSTIVGMAQDFVGSNNINLLRPGGQFGTRNQGGKDAASARYIFTNLTTITRYLFRKDDDGLLDYLNEDGQSIEPSWYVPVIPMVLVNGSEGIGTGWSSYIPNYNPRDIVANVRRLLNGEPMEPMHPWYRGFKGTIEKTASKESGVTYTISGIVEEVDETTLKITELPIRRWTQDYKEFLESIITANDSFIKEFKQYSDDRTVHFEVFMTEENMMLAKQEGLMKKFKLTTTVSTSNMHLFDSRGMIKKYDTPEEILDEFYHLRLEFYEKRRKHMLDTLELELLKMDNKVRFILDVVKGNIIVNNRKRADLFLELQEKGFTPFPKKTKAVEVAVAGDIDHEGEPELSPEATRASDYDYLLSMAIGTLTLEKVQELCSDRDKLEHEVEELRKHTPKSLWLKDLEELEKQLDEQDQADLEAEEENSKNRAKGGVAGKKARRPVAPKNPKKVNKKDDPQVPEASEISSTTAMEAENVPAVVKPKGRAGAKKKTKKQDDSDDDDDNDFDIPDLRERLAKHNIDSSPDNSADMETELFQEPAGKKGPAKRAAATKKNPVISLSESIGEINISDGELEVVEPAPAATKKGGRKPAAPKASKPPAAAKKRGPAAGKQQKLLTQMLKPAAEAEGSGISPEKKVRKMRASPFNKKSGSVLGKTSGSSLSSMPEIDSDEDEEVAVVVEPRARPQRANRTKTTYVVSDSETEEEVNDDSDFEED, from the exons ATGGTTGCAGATTCGAAGCTCCCGCTGCAAAGCAGCAACAATGTAAACACTAAAGCCTCCAAAACTATAGAGGAAACCTACCAAAAGAAGACCCAATTAGAACACATCCTTCTCCGACCCGATACCTACATCGGTTCCATTGAACAGCACACTCAGCGCCTATGGGTGTACGAGAACGATGAGATGGTCCACCGAGACATAAAGTACGTCCCGGGACTTTACAAGATCTTCGACGAGATCTTAGTCAATGCCGCCGATAATAAACAACGGGATCCATCCATGGATTCCATTAAAGTGGTGATTGATGCGGAGCAGAACTTGATTTCGGTTTACAATAACGGGGATGGAGTTCCCGTTGAGATTCATCAGGAGGAGAAGGTTTATGTCCCGGAGTTGATTTTCGGCCATTTGTTGACTAGCAGTAACTATGACGACAATGTTAAAAAGACGACCGGTGGGAGAAATGGGTACGGAGCTAAGCTTACGAATATATTTTCGACTGAGTTTGTTATCGAAACTGCTGATGGAAAACGGCAGAAGAAGTATAAGCAG GTATTTAAAAACAATATGGGAAACAAAACTGAGCCTGTTATAACAAAATGTAAAGAGGGCGAGAATTGGACAAGGGTTACATTTAAGCCAGACTTGGCCAAATTTAACATGACTCACCTGGAGGATGATGTGGTTGCATTGATGAGGAAGAGGGTGTTTGATTTAGCTGGTTGTCTTGGCAAGACCGTGAAGGTTGAGCTGAATGGGAAACGCATTGCCGTGAAATCATTTCTTGATTATGTCAACCTTTACCTTAGTGCTGCCTCTAAAAATAAGAGCGAACCTCTCCCAAG GATTTCTGAGAAGGTTAATGCAAGATGGGAAGTTTGTGTTAGTCTCAGCGAAGGGCAGTTTCAACAG GTCAGCTTTGTCAATAGTATTGCTACAATCAAGGGTGGAACCCATGTTGACTATGTTACCAACCAGATATCTAATTATGTGATGAATGCTGTAAATAAGAAGAACAAGAATGCTAATGTCAAAGCACATAATGTGAAGAATCATCTGTGGGTTTTTGTCAATGCTCTTATTGACAACCCTGCTTTTGATTCGCAAACCAAGGAAACTTTGACTCTTCGTCAGAGCAGTTTCGGCTCCAAATGTGAACTTCCTGAAGATTTTTTGAAGAAAG TTGCGAAGTCTGGAGTTGTGGATAATTTGCTCCAGTGGGCAGAATTCAAACATAGCAAAGATCTTAAGAAGACTGATGGAACTAAGTCAGGTAGTATTCGAGGAATCCCCAAGCTAGATGATGCTAATGAAGCTGGGGGACGGAATTCGGACAAATGCACATTGATATTGACGGAAGGGGATTCAGCAAAATCTCTTGCT GTGGCTGGTCTTTCTGTTGTAGGTCGAAACCACTATGGTGTTTACCCACTGAGAGGTAAACTACTGAATGTGAGGGAAGCCAGCCATAAGCAGTTAATGGAGAATGCTGAAATACAAAATCTTAAGCGAATTCTTGGATTGCAGCAGAACAAGGAGTATACTGATGTCAAATCTTTGAGATATGGGCATTTGATGATAATGACTGATCAG GATCATGATGGTTCTCATATCAAAGGGCTGCTGATCAATTTTATTCATTCCTTCTGGCCTTCTTTGCTAAAAGTTAAATCATTCATGGTTGAGTTTATAACTCCTATTGTGAAG GCTACTCGCAAAGTCAACAAACAGGAGGAGGAGTTATGTTTTTATACTATGCCTGAGTACCAAGCTTGGAAGGAAAGTTTGGGGAATAATGCAAAGAGCTGGAAAATAAAGTACTATAAG GGGTTGGGAACCAGCACGGGACCTGAAGGGAAGAAATACTTCAAAGATATTGATAAGCACATGAAAGAGTTTGTATGGGAAGGTGATAGGGATGGTGATGCAATCGAGCTTGCTTTTAGTAAGAAGAAGATAGAAGCAAGGAAGAATTGGCTGCGACAGTTTGAG CCGGGCACGCACCTTGATCACAATGATAAACTCATCAATTATAGCGACTTCATTAATAAGGAACTTATTCTGTTTTCCATGGCTGATCTTCAAAGATCAATTCCTTCCATGGTTGATGGCCTGAAGCCTGGTCAACGGAAGATCCTTTTCTGTGCTTTCAAGAGGAATTTTGTACATGAGGCAAAGGTTTCTCAATTTTCGGGTTATGTTTCGGAGCATTCTGCTTACCATCATGGTGAGCAGAGTCTTTGTAGTACCATTGTTGGAATGGCCCAGGATTTTGTGGGCAGTAACAACATAAATCTTCTTCGTCCTGGGGGTCAATTTGGTACTCGTAACCAG GGTGGCAAAGATGCAGCAAGTGCAAGGTACATTTTTACCAATCTTACTACCATTACTCGATATCTGTTCCGCAAGGATGATGATGGCCTGCTCGATTACTTGAATGAAGATGGCCAATCCATTGAGCCTTCCTG GTATGTACCTGTTATACCAATGGTTCTCGTGAACGGAAGTGAAGGAATTGGGACAGGATGGAGCTCTTATATCCCGAACTATAATCCAAGAGATATAGTGGCAAATGTGAGGCGTTTGCTAAATGGTGAACCAATGGAGCCCATGCATCCGTGGTACCGAGGTTTCAAAGGGACTATTGAGAAAACCGCATCAAAAGAATCTGGTGTTACCTACACCATAAGTGGGATTGTAGAGGAGGTTGATGAGACCACACTGAAAATAACTGAACTTCCAATCCGTAGGTGGACTCAAGATTATAAGGAATTTTTGGAATCCATCATAACAGCAAATGATTCATTCATCAAG GAATTTAAGCAATACAGTGATGATAGAACTGTACATTTTGAGGTCTTCATGACTGAAGAGAACATGATGTTGGCCAAGCAAGAGGGTTTGATGAAGAAGTTTAAGCTAACAACAACTGTTAGCACAAGTAACATGCACTTGTTTGATTCGAGAGGGATGATCAAGAAATATGACACCCCTGAGGAAA TACTTGACGAATTTTATCACTTAAGGCTCGAATTTTACGAGAAACGAAGG AAACATATGTTGGACACTCTTGAACTCGAGTTATTGAAAATGGATAACAAAGTCAGGTTTATCCTTGATGTTGTTAAGGGGAACATCATTGTGAACAATAGGAAGAGAGCTGACTTGTTCCTTGAGCTACAAGAAAAAGGGTTTACTCCATTCCCGAAGAAAACGAAAGCTGTTGAAGTAGCAGTGGCGGGGGATATTGATCATGAAGGGGAACCTGAACTTAGCCCTGAAGCAACAAGGGCAAGTGATTATGACTATCTGTTATCCATGGCAATCGGTACTCTGACCCTTGAGAAGGTCCAAGAGCTTTGTTCTGATAGGGATAAACTTGAGCATGAGGTTGAAGAGTTGAGGAAACACACTCCAAAGTCTTTATGGCTGAAAGATCTTGAAGAACTCGAGAAGCAACTCGAC GAGCAAGATCAAGCAGACCTGGAAGCAGAAGAAGAGAACAGCAAAAACAGAGCGAAGGGAGGTGTAGCTGGCAAGAAGGCTCGAAGACCAGTGGCACCTAAAAACCCGAAGAAGGTAAACAAGAAAGATGACCCACAAGTACCCGAAGCCTCAGAAATTTCGTCTACGACAGCAATGGAAGCAG AAAATGTTCCTGCTGTTGTTAAACCCAAAGGCCGGGCCGGTGCAAAGAAGAAGACAAAGAAG CAGGATGatagtgatgatgatgatgacaacGACTTTGATATTCCTGATCTAAGGGAGCGACTTGCCAAGCATAACATCGATTCCTCTCCTGATAATTCCGCTG ATATGGAAACTGAATTGTTTCAAGAACCTGCTGGAAAGAAAGGGCCTGCCAAAAGGGCAGCTGCTACTAAGAAGAATCCTGTCATTTCTCTATCCGAGAGCATAGGCGAAATCAACATCAGCGATGGAGAATTGGAGGTTGTCGAGCCAGCTCCAGCAGCAACAAAGAAAGGAGGACGAAAACCGGCTGCTCCAAAAGCCAGTAAGCCACCTGCAGCAGCAAAGAAAAGAGGTCCAGCAGCAGGCAAGCAACAAAAGCTTTTGACACAAATGCTGAAACCCGCAGCAGAAGCTGAGGGTTCAGGGATATCGCCTGAAAAGAAAGTGAGGAAAATGAGGGCGTCACCGTTCAACAAGAAAAGCGGTTCGGTCTTGGGGAAGACGAGCGGTTCTTCACTGTCTTCAATGCCGGAAATCGATAGCGATGAAGATGAAGAAGTAGCTGTGGTTGTGGAACCAAGAGCTAGACCACAAAGGGCAAACCGGACCAAGACAACTTATGTTGTTAGTGATTCCGAGACTGAGGAAGAAGTTAATGATGACTCAGATTTCGAGGAAGATTAG
- the LOC121207784 gene encoding triosephosphate isomerase, cytosolic: MMGRKFFVGGNWKCNGTTEEVNKIVSTLNAGEVPSPDVVEVVVSPPFLFLPLVKTSLRPEFQVAAQNCWVKKGGAFTGEVSAEMLVNLSIPWVIIGHSERRLILMESNEFVADKVAYALSQGLKVIACIGETLEQREAGSTVAVVAEQTKAIAAKISDWTNVVLAYEPVWAIGTGKVATPAQAQEVHFELRKWLQANVSPEVAESTRIIYGGSVTAANCKELAAQPDVDGFLVGGASLKPEFIDIIKSAEVKKNA; the protein is encoded by the exons ATGATGGGAAGGAAATTCTTCGTCGGCGGAAATTGGAAATGC AATGGAACCACTGAGGAAGTGAATAAGATTGTGAGTACTTTGAATGCTGGAGAGGTGCCTTCTCCGGATGTTGTTG AGGTTGTGGTTAGCCCTCCATTTTTGTTCCTTCCTTTGGTAAAAACTTCACTGAGACCTGAGTTCCAAGTCGCTGCACAAAATTGTTGGGTCAAGAAAGGAGGTGCTTTCACTGGTGAAGTTAG TGCGGAGATGCTTGTCAATTTGAGCATTCCTTGGGTTATTATTGGTCATTCTGAGAGGAGACTTATTTTGATGGAGTCAAATGAG TTCGTTGCGGATAAGGTTGCTTATGCACTTTCTCAAGGCTTGAAGGTGATAGCTTGTATTGGGGAAACACTTGAGCAACGTGAAGCAGGATCTACTGTGGCGGTTGTTGCTGAACAAACTAAAGCAATTGCAG CAAAAATATCAGACTGGACTAATGTCGTTTTGGCATATGAGCCTGTGTGGGCTATTGGAACCGGGAAGGTTGCTACTCCAGCTCAAGCTCAGGAA GTACATTTTGAGTTGAGGAAATGGCTTCAGGCTAATGTTAGTCCCGAAGTTGCTGAATCAACCCGGATTATTTATGGAG GGTCCGTCACTGCTGCAAACTGCAAGGAACTAGCAGCTCAGCCTGATGTTGATGGTTTCTTGGTTGGTGGAGCTTCACTTAAg CCGGAGTTCATTGATATCATAAAATCAGCTGAGGTGAAGAAGAATGCCTAA
- the LOC107934399 gene encoding DNA topoisomerase 2 isoform X2, which yields MVADSKLPLQSSNNVNTKASKTIEETYQKKTQLEHILLRPDTYIGSIEQHTQRLWVYENDEMVHRDIKYVPGLYKIFDEILVNAADNKQRDPSMDSIKVVIDAEQNLISVYNNGDGVPVEIHQEEKVYVPELIFGHLLTSSNYDDNVKKTTGGRNGYGAKLTNIFSTEFVIETADGKRQKKYKQVFKNNMGNKTEPVITKCKEGENWTRVTFKPDLAKFNMTHLEDDVVALMRKRVFDLAGCLGKTVKVELNGKRIAVKSFLDYVNLYLSAASKNKSEPLPRISEKVNARWEVCVSLSEGQFQQVSFVNSIATIKGGTHVDYVTNQISNYVMNAVNKKNKNANVKAHNVKNHLWVFVNALIDNPAFDSQTKETLTLRQSSFGSKCELPEDFLKKVAKSGVVDNLLQWAEFKHSKDLKKTDGTKSGSIRGIPKLDDANEAGGRNSDKCTLILTEGDSAKSLAVAGLSVVGRNHYGVYPLRGKLLNVREASHKQLMENAEIQNLKRILGLQQNKEYTDVKSLRYGHLMIMTDQDHDGSHIKGLLINFIHSFWPSLLKVKSFMVEFITPIVKATRKVNKQEEELCFYTMPEYQAWKESLGNNAKSWKIKYYKGLGTSTGPEGKKYFKDIDKHMKEFVWEGDRDGDAIELAFSKKKIEARKNWLRQFEPGTHLDHNDKLINYSDFINKELILFSMADLQRSIPSMVDGLKPGQRKILFCAFKRNFVHEAKVSQFSGYVSEHSAYHHGEQSLCSTIVGMAQDFVGSNNINLLRPGGQFGTRNQGGKDAASARYIFTNLTTITRYLFRKDDDGLLDYLNEDGQSIEPSWYVPVIPMVLVNGSEGIGTGWSSYIPNYNPRDIVANVRRLLNGEPMEPMHPWYRGFKGTIEKTASKESGVTYTISGIVEEVDETTLKITELPIRRWTQDYKEFLESIITANDSFIKEFKQYSDDRTVHFEVFMTEENMMLAKQEGLMKKFKLTTTVSTSNMHLFDSRGMIKKYDTPEEILDEFYHLRLEFYEKRRKHMLDTLELELLKMDNKVRFILDVVKGNIIVNNRKRADLFLELQEKGFTPFPKKTKAVEVAVAGDIDHEGEPELSPEATRASDYDYLLSMAIGTLTLEKVQELCSDRDKLEHEVEELRKHTPKSLWLKDLEELEKQLDEQDQADLEAEEENSKNRAKGGVAGKKARRPVAPKNPKKVNKKDDPQVPEASEISSTTAMEAENVPAVVKPKGRAGAKKKTKKDDSDDDDDNDFDIPDLRERLAKHNIDSSPDNSADMETELFQEPAGKKGPAKRAAATKKNPVISLSESIGEINISDGELEVVEPAPAATKKGGRKPAAPKASKPPAAAKKRGPAAGKQQKLLTQMLKPAAEAEGSGISPEKKVRKMRASPFNKKSGSVLGKTSGSSLSSMPEIDSDEDEEVAVVVEPRARPQRANRTKTTYVVSDSETEEEVNDDSDFEED from the exons ATGGTTGCAGATTCGAAGCTCCCGCTGCAAAGCAGCAACAATGTAAACACTAAAGCCTCCAAAACTATAGAGGAAACCTACCAAAAGAAGACCCAATTAGAACACATCCTTCTCCGACCCGATACCTACATCGGTTCCATTGAACAGCACACTCAGCGCCTATGGGTGTACGAGAACGATGAGATGGTCCACCGAGACATAAAGTACGTCCCGGGACTTTACAAGATCTTCGACGAGATCTTAGTCAATGCCGCCGATAATAAACAACGGGATCCATCCATGGATTCCATTAAAGTGGTGATTGATGCGGAGCAGAACTTGATTTCGGTTTACAATAACGGGGATGGAGTTCCCGTTGAGATTCATCAGGAGGAGAAGGTTTATGTCCCGGAGTTGATTTTCGGCCATTTGTTGACTAGCAGTAACTATGACGACAATGTTAAAAAGACGACCGGTGGGAGAAATGGGTACGGAGCTAAGCTTACGAATATATTTTCGACTGAGTTTGTTATCGAAACTGCTGATGGAAAACGGCAGAAGAAGTATAAGCAG GTATTTAAAAACAATATGGGAAACAAAACTGAGCCTGTTATAACAAAATGTAAAGAGGGCGAGAATTGGACAAGGGTTACATTTAAGCCAGACTTGGCCAAATTTAACATGACTCACCTGGAGGATGATGTGGTTGCATTGATGAGGAAGAGGGTGTTTGATTTAGCTGGTTGTCTTGGCAAGACCGTGAAGGTTGAGCTGAATGGGAAACGCATTGCCGTGAAATCATTTCTTGATTATGTCAACCTTTACCTTAGTGCTGCCTCTAAAAATAAGAGCGAACCTCTCCCAAG GATTTCTGAGAAGGTTAATGCAAGATGGGAAGTTTGTGTTAGTCTCAGCGAAGGGCAGTTTCAACAG GTCAGCTTTGTCAATAGTATTGCTACAATCAAGGGTGGAACCCATGTTGACTATGTTACCAACCAGATATCTAATTATGTGATGAATGCTGTAAATAAGAAGAACAAGAATGCTAATGTCAAAGCACATAATGTGAAGAATCATCTGTGGGTTTTTGTCAATGCTCTTATTGACAACCCTGCTTTTGATTCGCAAACCAAGGAAACTTTGACTCTTCGTCAGAGCAGTTTCGGCTCCAAATGTGAACTTCCTGAAGATTTTTTGAAGAAAG TTGCGAAGTCTGGAGTTGTGGATAATTTGCTCCAGTGGGCAGAATTCAAACATAGCAAAGATCTTAAGAAGACTGATGGAACTAAGTCAGGTAGTATTCGAGGAATCCCCAAGCTAGATGATGCTAATGAAGCTGGGGGACGGAATTCGGACAAATGCACATTGATATTGACGGAAGGGGATTCAGCAAAATCTCTTGCT GTGGCTGGTCTTTCTGTTGTAGGTCGAAACCACTATGGTGTTTACCCACTGAGAGGTAAACTACTGAATGTGAGGGAAGCCAGCCATAAGCAGTTAATGGAGAATGCTGAAATACAAAATCTTAAGCGAATTCTTGGATTGCAGCAGAACAAGGAGTATACTGATGTCAAATCTTTGAGATATGGGCATTTGATGATAATGACTGATCAG GATCATGATGGTTCTCATATCAAAGGGCTGCTGATCAATTTTATTCATTCCTTCTGGCCTTCTTTGCTAAAAGTTAAATCATTCATGGTTGAGTTTATAACTCCTATTGTGAAG GCTACTCGCAAAGTCAACAAACAGGAGGAGGAGTTATGTTTTTATACTATGCCTGAGTACCAAGCTTGGAAGGAAAGTTTGGGGAATAATGCAAAGAGCTGGAAAATAAAGTACTATAAG GGGTTGGGAACCAGCACGGGACCTGAAGGGAAGAAATACTTCAAAGATATTGATAAGCACATGAAAGAGTTTGTATGGGAAGGTGATAGGGATGGTGATGCAATCGAGCTTGCTTTTAGTAAGAAGAAGATAGAAGCAAGGAAGAATTGGCTGCGACAGTTTGAG CCGGGCACGCACCTTGATCACAATGATAAACTCATCAATTATAGCGACTTCATTAATAAGGAACTTATTCTGTTTTCCATGGCTGATCTTCAAAGATCAATTCCTTCCATGGTTGATGGCCTGAAGCCTGGTCAACGGAAGATCCTTTTCTGTGCTTTCAAGAGGAATTTTGTACATGAGGCAAAGGTTTCTCAATTTTCGGGTTATGTTTCGGAGCATTCTGCTTACCATCATGGTGAGCAGAGTCTTTGTAGTACCATTGTTGGAATGGCCCAGGATTTTGTGGGCAGTAACAACATAAATCTTCTTCGTCCTGGGGGTCAATTTGGTACTCGTAACCAG GGTGGCAAAGATGCAGCAAGTGCAAGGTACATTTTTACCAATCTTACTACCATTACTCGATATCTGTTCCGCAAGGATGATGATGGCCTGCTCGATTACTTGAATGAAGATGGCCAATCCATTGAGCCTTCCTG GTATGTACCTGTTATACCAATGGTTCTCGTGAACGGAAGTGAAGGAATTGGGACAGGATGGAGCTCTTATATCCCGAACTATAATCCAAGAGATATAGTGGCAAATGTGAGGCGTTTGCTAAATGGTGAACCAATGGAGCCCATGCATCCGTGGTACCGAGGTTTCAAAGGGACTATTGAGAAAACCGCATCAAAAGAATCTGGTGTTACCTACACCATAAGTGGGATTGTAGAGGAGGTTGATGAGACCACACTGAAAATAACTGAACTTCCAATCCGTAGGTGGACTCAAGATTATAAGGAATTTTTGGAATCCATCATAACAGCAAATGATTCATTCATCAAG GAATTTAAGCAATACAGTGATGATAGAACTGTACATTTTGAGGTCTTCATGACTGAAGAGAACATGATGTTGGCCAAGCAAGAGGGTTTGATGAAGAAGTTTAAGCTAACAACAACTGTTAGCACAAGTAACATGCACTTGTTTGATTCGAGAGGGATGATCAAGAAATATGACACCCCTGAGGAAA TACTTGACGAATTTTATCACTTAAGGCTCGAATTTTACGAGAAACGAAGG AAACATATGTTGGACACTCTTGAACTCGAGTTATTGAAAATGGATAACAAAGTCAGGTTTATCCTTGATGTTGTTAAGGGGAACATCATTGTGAACAATAGGAAGAGAGCTGACTTGTTCCTTGAGCTACAAGAAAAAGGGTTTACTCCATTCCCGAAGAAAACGAAAGCTGTTGAAGTAGCAGTGGCGGGGGATATTGATCATGAAGGGGAACCTGAACTTAGCCCTGAAGCAACAAGGGCAAGTGATTATGACTATCTGTTATCCATGGCAATCGGTACTCTGACCCTTGAGAAGGTCCAAGAGCTTTGTTCTGATAGGGATAAACTTGAGCATGAGGTTGAAGAGTTGAGGAAACACACTCCAAAGTCTTTATGGCTGAAAGATCTTGAAGAACTCGAGAAGCAACTCGAC GAGCAAGATCAAGCAGACCTGGAAGCAGAAGAAGAGAACAGCAAAAACAGAGCGAAGGGAGGTGTAGCTGGCAAGAAGGCTCGAAGACCAGTGGCACCTAAAAACCCGAAGAAGGTAAACAAGAAAGATGACCCACAAGTACCCGAAGCCTCAGAAATTTCGTCTACGACAGCAATGGAAGCAG AAAATGTTCCTGCTGTTGTTAAACCCAAAGGCCGGGCCGGTGCAAAGAAGAAGACAAAGAAG GATGatagtgatgatgatgatgacaacGACTTTGATATTCCTGATCTAAGGGAGCGACTTGCCAAGCATAACATCGATTCCTCTCCTGATAATTCCGCTG ATATGGAAACTGAATTGTTTCAAGAACCTGCTGGAAAGAAAGGGCCTGCCAAAAGGGCAGCTGCTACTAAGAAGAATCCTGTCATTTCTCTATCCGAGAGCATAGGCGAAATCAACATCAGCGATGGAGAATTGGAGGTTGTCGAGCCAGCTCCAGCAGCAACAAAGAAAGGAGGACGAAAACCGGCTGCTCCAAAAGCCAGTAAGCCACCTGCAGCAGCAAAGAAAAGAGGTCCAGCAGCAGGCAAGCAACAAAAGCTTTTGACACAAATGCTGAAACCCGCAGCAGAAGCTGAGGGTTCAGGGATATCGCCTGAAAAGAAAGTGAGGAAAATGAGGGCGTCACCGTTCAACAAGAAAAGCGGTTCGGTCTTGGGGAAGACGAGCGGTTCTTCACTGTCTTCAATGCCGGAAATCGATAGCGATGAAGATGAAGAAGTAGCTGTGGTTGTGGAACCAAGAGCTAGACCACAAAGGGCAAACCGGACCAAGACAACTTATGTTGTTAGTGATTCCGAGACTGAGGAAGAAGTTAATGATGACTCAGATTTCGAGGAAGATTAG